TGTACTTTTTTGAGTGGCTTTTAGTGGAACCACGAAAGTCAAGAGATTGAAATTGGAAGCAGTGATTGCTATCAAAGTGAAAGGCCTTTTTCGATACGTTTGGTAATACCGTCAGGCAGCCACGCCTGCACTACTGGCTAGAGATTTATTTCCCAAATCTACCCTGCCTCTGTGGGAAGTGGAACACGGGACTTGGGGGTCCATAACCTGTCTGCCGCGTTAACCGGCGCAAAAGGCTCCTTTACTTTGTATAGGGCATGGCGCTGGATTGGATCCATCATCAACCACCACGGAGGAAAATatgtaccattttttttttttttaataatcggCAACagttgaaaagattgaaaataGGGAAGCCAAGTTCCAACCCCCTTCTACTATCTTCGTCTTTTGGTTCTCAACTTTGTGGATAGATTATTGACTTATGCATCttcttatttatctttatatttacataatatatctctctaaattaatctgaatcgaattatatatttttaaaattttacataattataaatagtattagtttgaaaaaataccattcactctttaaatattattttactatttttttctctcttctattcattaaaattaactttgtaaaatttttattaaaatgattttaatatataaaatttgtattaagttgataacacaaagtgttttttaatatatattaatatttattgataaaactagtcattttgtatataaaattagtaatatttaggcatatgaaattagtatttttgagcacattgttttaattgtaaaatatataaaaataataattttaagaaaagaaataacaaataataatattttattattatttaattcaaaGATACATAATgcagaaatttttatttatatgcaaaattaatttttaaaatatgtaattttaaacATACAGGTTGGTCTAAGGTTTGAAGGTAGAGATGggaatttaaaatttgagataaaagtttaaaatattatttttaatattattattattttaaaatttgaaaaaattatattgaaatttaaaaaaattgaattatttattatattttatataaaaatttaaaaaaattataataataaaataaaaattttaaattgagataaaaatttcgAAATAATACTTGTTTACTAAACCTGCCATAAATAGCAACAGCAccattgtttttttattgaaaaaaaaaggggcaCCGTCTCTCTATGTCTCCGTGTTATTTGACTGAATGAAAGTTGACTATTAAGTTGTTTTcagtctctcctctctctcaatCAAGACCTCGGTGGTTGTGCTTTGTTTACCTAAATGCAATGCCACTGTTTATTTACCATAGAAACAACTAACCCTCTCCTCTTTTTCTGATTCTGAGTTTCTGAAGTTATATCCTGGTTTGATACTTTATATATAGGGAATCCCCAGGGCCTTATGCACCTTTCTGCTCCTCATATCTCTTGAACTCCAAATCATAGAATTCCGCACCCATCTCCGTATATTTCCTTTCTTGCACTTTTGTTCCCTTCAACTCTTCTCTTCGCCCCCTCTACTCCCACAAACAGCCAATGGACGTAAGTAACTCTTCTCTTCGCTCccaagttttctttttcctttttgtttctgtCAAATCCTCTGTGTGGTTGTGAATGTGAAGATGTTGCTGATGATGTTATAGGAGAACCGTAGGAGGAGCGGACAAATTCCGGCGTTCGGGGACTGGGATTACACAAACAACTTGCCAATCACTCAGTACTTCGAGTGTGCGAGGCAGGCCGGTTTGATTCGACACAGTTCTTCCTCCGGAGACTCTGATCCCAGCGTGGGTGGTGACTTGTACGCCGTCCATTTCAAGAAATCTTCTCGTACTACTGTTCTTTCTCCACCCCGCAAGGTCGATTTTCTTATCACAGTTCATCACAGcttttcccttaaaaaaaaaaaaaaggaaacaaaaagcttctctccctccctcttttACAGTAACAAACTAGTCTGCATCTTTGACGTCTTCCATAGGTTAAAGATATTATATGCATTTTGGTGCTAAAtttgttttgtaatgtaaaGCACTCTGTTTTTTTGTACGAAGAGGAAGGAAGTCATGTTATTTCAAGGAAAACATTTTGGGACGCGCGTGTTCAGACTTCTACGTCAAAACTCGAACTGTTTGTCGTTGGAGTCAAACTGttttagctatatatatattcacagaaaacaaaaatgtCGTGGAGTATAGCGGTGTCATTTTCCATATTTCGTTGGTTGTACACGTTTCACGAGTTCGTTTCGAAAATTTCAAACTGCATAGTCAAGGAAGCGGAAAAATTGACATACTTTTTTCTCTGTGAGTGGctgaaaataaaagttgaaaaacaaaatcattGCTTTTGTCTTGCTTCTGGTTTTTCTACTAGATGATATGGAAATGCATTACATTATTGATTCTTGTCgcatcaataaatatataaaaatcgaGAAAATaactgtcttttttttttttttcacaaaacaTTCTAGTTAACATTGTTAACTGATTTACAAGATATTATAACAAACATCTTAAAGACTGCATATTTTGGTTTCAACAATTATTTTGTGTATTCGTCTTGAGTGGAAATAATGATGAGGCGTGGAATTTTGGGGTTATGGACATGAGTAGAAAAGGGGATCAAAAGAAAGGCGATATTGCCCGCACGTTAAGGAGCAGAAAAGGGTAGGGAAGGTGTGTGACGTGACGGAACCGGCAAGGAAACCTAGTCGGCAGCTGCCACCCCGTAGAGTAATCTCTGCGGATGTCAGGCCCCCAAAACCTGTTGACGAGGATCTCTACAAAATCCCTCCCGAGCTCCAAACTTCCAAGCAGGTCTGTTCCCATTTTCAATTTCAACTACCATTTATGTCTCATATTGCCAGTAGTTTTATCATGCACACGAGTATTTGTCTGCTTCTCTTAGACTTGTTTATAAGTATATTGGATATTAAGGTCCGTTTTGTTAAGCAACGAGATAACGGGTgatgtttgaataataataataaaatattattataatataattttttaatgttaattttgtattaaaatttaaaaaagttaaattatttattatattttatatgaaaatttgaaaaaattgtaatgatgagattagatgacatgacatgagattttttgttttggttaacCAATCCGGGCCTAAGTTGAGTCGAGATGAGTTAAAGTCTTCATTAAtggtagtgagttgagatgttGGAATGAGTTTTGTAGAGCCTACCTAatatgtgtttagatgttaagatgagtttagatatttttataaagttaaaaaaaattgcggGTCTTGTGTGTAAATAGGTGctgagttaaaaaaaagttataggtTTTACGTGTAAAGAGATCTTCAGTTGAGTGATGTTTAGTAATTTAAGAATTGTGTATTTAGATATTGGGCTATGGTTAAATTTAAACTAACTCAGATGAGTTGAGACAGAGTGTATGTTCCAAACAAAGCCTAAATCTTTTCAgactgatttttttctttttgtttttttaaataagaattatttttaattggcATAACTGTATTAACTGATAATTCCAATGAATCTTTTATATCGTAGAAAAAAATGCTGGGGTTCTTTTCAAGATGCCTTGTACCGGCTTGTTCGGCATGAATTTTGAGTGTTCCATGCATATTGCTTCGATCTGCCTAATTACTATGCAAATGGATGCGTGCATTGGTGCTTTGACGGTAGATGAAACCAGACGAGTTATAGATTGAAGAACTGATCATCTATTTTAACATATTAGCTAGAAATCACGCCATCCTCTTTCAACTCGCAAATCTTAGTACTCGTCTTTCATACATTGGAGTCTTACATATTTATCTACAGTTGTCTGAAGtgcatgtaaaaattttaaggaCCACAAACTGGCCAATTGTTTCTTTTACTTCAACGTGAATTGTTTTTCTATTTACCCGTGCAGTTAGAGCTTTTGTTCGTCCAGTACTGTAGTTCTTTGCATCACacaactttatttatatttgataaaaaatgatgaaacacacaaatacttttcaaaataCATTTCACAAATATGGTTTAAAATAAgggtattattgtaaaatagctTATTAaagtaacataaaaaatactctCATTTTACCTCACTTTACAATGATATGTTGTGAAAAATCTTATGAAGAGTGTTAGTGTGGGTACCATTATAcgaatttatataatatatataatttgaaagcTTATAGATCTGTCTGGACCCAATTTCTCTGTACCAATTAATGACATTGTACTTTGAAGTTTAAAGGTCACGtgataataagaagaagaagcaaccTTTGTGGCATGAAAATGCCGTACGTGATTATCGTTATCCAGACCTTGAATTAGATATATGATCTCTCGGAACAAAGATCTAAACCTAGTTACGGTCAAATCATGAAAGTTTTTTCTACGAAGTTTGGTCTAAACGCAAGAAGAGGCCAGTattagtgtattatatatagcTCCCAAAGCGATAATATTGgccaaattaaaaaatgaaagcaTGGCATAAAGGACCAGATCAGGTATAGATCTGGCCAgggataaaaatttaaaaagaaaatggagggTGGTGTCGGGACTCGGAGATAACCACTGTTtgtatatttgttattattaacaATGGAGAAGATGGAAAATGCCCAGCCCAAGGGCCTAAGAACCCACGGTCTAAAGGGGGCCTATCGGACTGTTAAAACCAAAATTACAGCCCTCAAGCCCGGTCCAAGACTAATGAAATGTTGCTCGTGCTGGCTAGGTGGACATATGTCCTACCTGTCAGCCGCCTTGAATCATTACCCACACGTGGCCGCTatgaaatgtgcaaaagaaactGCCATCACCATTAACTTGGGAAAAAGAGGGTGGGCGCCGTCGGAATAGGTTTGGGAGGTGCCAACTCTTCAAGTCCCTAGAAAATAGCTACTGAGGAGTGTGTGGGAGAGGTAGCCATGAATT
This genomic window from Carya illinoinensis cultivar Pawnee chromosome 7, C.illinoinensisPawnee_v1, whole genome shotgun sequence contains:
- the LOC122315652 gene encoding uncharacterized protein LOC122315652 isoform X2 codes for the protein MDENRRRSGQIPAFGDWDYTNNLPITQYFECARQAGLIRHSSSSGDSDPSVGGDLYAVHFKKSSRTTVLSPPRKKRGSKERRYCPHVKEQKRVGKVCDVTEPARKPSRQLPPRRVISADVRPPKPVDEDLYKIPPELQTSKQFLVVALEVL
- the LOC122315652 gene encoding uncharacterized protein LOC122315652 isoform X1, with translation MDENRRRSGQIPAFGDWDYTNNLPITQYFECARQAGLIRHSSSSGDSDPSVGGDLYAVHFKKSSRTTVLSPPRKKRGSKERRYCPHVKEQKRVGKVCDVTEPARKPSRQLPPRRVISADVRPPKPVDEDLYKIPPELQTSKQKKMLGFFSRCLVPACSA